The following proteins are encoded in a genomic region of Ananas comosus cultivar F153 linkage group 25, ASM154086v1, whole genome shotgun sequence:
- the LOC109703468 gene encoding plastid division protein CDP1, chloroplastic, whose amino-acid sequence MASAHLVVSSSLHRGSFGNGVLEERRRRPVCRGLVSLAGRGHGGDRKEVTGTKPGSGFREVSRRARSKVSEAPAAETGRICSTLEIPVTCYQILGVSEKAEKDEIVKAAMELKNMGIEDGYTAEVSVSRQDLLMDVRDKLLFEPEYAGNIKENVPPRSSLCIPWTWLPGALCILQEVGEEKLVLEIGRAALKLPDSKPYVHDLLLSMALAECSIAKSGFEKSKVSEGFEALARAQYLLRSKISLEKMPLLAQIEESLEELAPACTLELLSMPHIPDNAERRRGAIAALRELLRQGLDVESSCRVQDWPCFLNQAMNKLMAAEIIDLLSWDALANIRKNKKSLESQNQRGIVDFNCFYTVVLAHISYGFSTRQTEMISKAKSIIECLIASDGMDLKFEESFCLFLLGQEDGAVVLEKFRQLEVNGNSNSQISGLVKRKEEKDKESIHRTLEIWLKDAVLSVFPDTRDCSPSLANYFGAPKRIFSGTKQKLASAKPFPSSSSQLPSYSLLRHNKAPREQASNFSRQLPEAVKQLTPSNLEIPSALDKSSGNGSPAQQLKRKPSFPHSKAWKSWFETGDIAGKLTYSAVMGCILLGTFKLVSMQLGHTKVAYKWPTTHPKREAEAFASTVTWPSSSKNTPFISRNFWNPLGKLLMVLRLGDKHCPSNVGPLQNIWSTEKSSPSASATGIMLHKRSMDLEEAEALVKQWQDLKAEALGPNHQVETLSGVLDESMLFKWQELANSAKAQNSFWKFVLLQLSILRAEILSDGGDCEMAEIEAVIEEAAELVEESQPKHPSYYSSYRVQYTLKRQVDSSWRFCGGVIQD is encoded by the exons ATGGCGTCGGCTCACCTCGTGGTTTCCTCCTCGTTGCACCGCGGGAGCTTCGGCAATGGCGTGCTCGAGGAGCGGCGGAGAAGGCCCGTGTGCCGTGGATTGGTCTCTCTCGCCGGTAGGGGCCACGGCGGAGATCGGAAGGAGGTGACGGGGACGAAGCCCGGCTCCGGATTCCGGGAGGTTTCTCGGCGTGCGAGGTCGAAGGTGTCGGAGGCGCCGGCGGCGGAAACCGGGAGGATCTGCTCCACTCTGGAGATTCCGGTCACTTGCTAtcag ATTTTAGGCGTTTCTGAAAAGGCTGAGAAGGATGAGATTGTGAAAGCGGCAATGGAGTTGAAAAATATGGGGATTGAAGATGGATACACAGCAGAGGTGTCGGTGTCCCGGCAG GATCTGTTGATGGATGTGAGGGATAAACTTCTCTTTGAACCTGAGTATGCTGGCAATATAAAGGAAAATGTTCCACCAAGATCTTCTCTTTGTATTCCTTGGACATGGTTACCTGGTGCACTATGCATTTTACAAGAG GttggagaagagaaattggtgTTAGAAATTGGCCGTGCAGCTCTAAAACTTCCCGATTCCAAACCGTATGTTCATGACTTGCTTCTCTCCATGGCACTAGCAGAA TGCTCAATTGCAAAGAGTGGTTTTGAGAAGAGCAAAGTATCAGAAGGGTTTGAAGCTCTAGCTCGAGCTCAGTATCTTCTAAGGAGCAAAATTTCTTTAGAGAAAATGCCCCTGCTTGCACAG ATAGAAGAATCACTAGAAGAGCTTGCACCTGCTTGCACATTAGAGCTACTAAGCATGCCTCATATACCTGATAATGCTGAACGTAGGCGAGGGGCAATAGCAGCCTTGCGTGAATTACTTAGACAGGGATTGGATGTTGAATCCTCCTGTAGAGTTCAAGACTGGCCTTGTTTCTTGAACCAGGCAATGAACAAGTTGATGGCTGCTGAAATAATTGATCTTCTTTCTTGGGATGCCTTAGCCAATATtcggaaaaacaaaaaatcgtTGGAGTCTCAGAACCAACGTGGCATTGTTGATTTCAACTGCTTTTATACGGTAGTGCTTGCCCACATTTCCTATGGATTTTCAACACGGCAAACAGAGATG ATATCAAAAGCAAAGAGCATCATCGAGTGTTTAATTGCATCGGATGGtatggacttgaaatttgaagaGTCTTTCTGCTTGTTTCTTCTTGGACAG GAGGATGGGGCAGTGGTTCTTGAAAAGTTTCGGCAGCTTGAGGTCAATGGAAACTCCAACTCACAGATTTCTGGATTAgttaaaagaaaagaggaaaaggaCAAAGAATCTATCCATCGTACACTG GAAATCTGGCTGAAGGATGCTGTTCTTTCTGTATTTCCCGACACACGAGATTGCTCCCCTTCTTTG GCCAACTATTTTGGTGCCCCAAAGCGGATTTTCAGTGGCACAAAGCAAAAACTTGCAAGTGCCAAGCCCTTCCCTTCTTCGAGCTCTCAATTGCCTTCATATAGTCTTTTACGTCACAATAAAGCACCAAGGGAGCAGGCCTCAAATTTTAGTAGACAGCTACCGGAAGCAGTAAAGCAGCTGACACCTTCTAATTTGGAAATCCCATCGGCTTTGGACAAGTCGAGTGGTAACGGCAGCCCTGCACAACAACTTAAAAGAAAGCCTAGTTTTCCTCATAGTAAAGCTTGGAAAAGCTGGTTCGAGACAGGAGATATAGCAGGAAAGCTCACATATAGTGCCGTCATGGGGTGTATTCTGTTGGGTACATTTAAGCTGGTGAGTATGCAGTTAGGGCACACTAAAGTGGCATATAAATGGCCCACCACCCACCCAAAAAGGGAAGCAGAAGCCTTTGCATCAACTGTGACTTGGCCATCAAGCTCCAAAAACACTCCTTTTATTAGCAGGAATTTTTGGAATCCACTTGGGAAGCTATTAATGGTGCTTAGGCTAGGCGACAAACATTGCCCATCAAATGTGGGGCCTCTGCAAAATATTTGGTCCACAGAGAAGTCCTCTCCTTCGGCCAGTGCGACTGGCATTATGCTGCATAAAAGAAGCATGGATCtagaagaagcagaagcactGGTGAAGCAGTGGCAGGACCTTAAAGCTGAGGCGCTAGGCCCTAATCATCAAGTTGAGACACTCTCTGGGGTTCTTGATGAATCAATGCTCTTCAAG TGGCAAGAATTGGCGAATTcagcaaaagctcaaaacagcTTTTGGAAGTTCGTTTTGCTGCAGCTTTCTATCCTACGCGCTGAAATTTTATCAGACGGAGGCGATTGTGAGATGGCCGAGATTGAGGCTGTCATTGAGGAAGCCGCAGAGCTTGTTGAGGAGTCTCAGCCAAAACATCCAAGTTACTACAG TTCATACAGAGTGCAGTATACACTCAAAAGGCAAGTCGATAGTTCTTGGAGATTCTGTGGAGGTGTTATTCAAGATTAA